In Peromyscus leucopus breed LL Stock chromosome 9, UCI_PerLeu_2.1, whole genome shotgun sequence, the sequence TTCTGGCAGGCCATGTCATCGTCAGTTGCGCTGTCTGTCTCAATGCCACAGTCCAGCTCCGTACCCCGGCAGGCCTGGATGATGAAGAGTTTGGGCTTTCCAGTCAGGCTTCGGCAGTAGTCGCCTCTGAAGTAACTAGTTAGCTTTTTCAGGTCGATGGGCCCGTTTGTTCCATAAATGATCCCTTCATCGCCGTGGCTTAGAATCACACAAACGAAACTGCTCCGTTTGCTGTGGTCCTCTTTAGAAACCTTATCCATCAATTCCACAGTTTCTTCACGAGTAAGATTATTCTTATTCCGGACTTCGTATTTCAGGCCCATGAACGTCTCTCTGAGTTTGGCTGCGTCGACATCGGTACCAGACCGAGGGGTCATTCCAGTGCTTTTATGAAAgttcttattattaattatcacacacacacccatttcaGGGTAATCCATTTTATAACTATTGTCCCGATATATTCCTGAGTCCATTGATTTGCTTCCATGGATGGTCTTTACTTCAAAATTATTAATGGATTTGGAATCCACTGAGGTTTCGTTGTTTTCCATGGTCACTTTTCTTAACGAGCCGCTCCCAAGATCCACGACGCAGGACACCCGGCACCCGGCTTCGATCTCACCAGCTCCTGCACTGCAACCGCAGCTACCTCCCACCCCCCGCTGCCCTAGCCCCGCCCACGATCCGCCCCCAATGACaacttttttaaagctttctcaggttttatgtggaatgATAATATCCATAACCTATTTTTTGAGAATATGGGTAccattctctagactacttcctgttgtttgtggaTGCTGttatctttgggggaaccttgataaaatcaatataattgttaaatcttggctggagtagtatatgaggctagatcatctcagccagcagccttgaaactattctggatgcagaactccgaggaaactgtaacagaggcagTCTGGATCATGTGGGACACCAGTTTTCATCAGTATCtagtccccttgttctgaaaatatataaacttttaaaggtcaCATACATTACAAGTATGGAATATGTGAtatgcacaagtcagttaaagatgatatttttgttttatgtttgataagataaaatatacataatatgcCTTGTAgttcttgttggtttttttttatgtctgtagacaggatttcaggggctcttccctgatcaaacctgattttctttaacccagaatgaatccacagcctctcattttctgtggaaataaaagcacaacTTCTCCCCCATAACAATacaccttttgacttaaattttgaagtcaagaaattttttaaatacataggTTGGATGAACCcagcaacatttataatcaaatgtctcttagcagctgttgctccttcctcagctgtcAAACAATTCAACAGCAACACGATAACacacagtatccagactctccgTGTACTTTACATCTTTATGTagctca encodes:
- the Casp3 gene encoding caspase-3 isoform X1 — encoded protein: MENNETSVDSKSINNFEVKTIHGSKSMDSGIYRDNSYKMDYPEMGVCVIINNKNFHKSTGMTPRSGTDVDAAKLRETFMGLKYEVRNKNNLTREETVELMDKVSKEDHSKRSSFVCVILSHGDEGIIYGTNGPIDLKKLTSYFRGDYCRSLTGKPKLFIIQACRGTELDCGIETDSATDDDMACQKIPVEADFLYAYSTAPGYYSWRNSKDGSWFIQSLCAMLTLYAHKLEFMHILTRVNRKVATEFESFSLDATFHAKKQIPCIVSMLTKELYFYH
- the Casp3 gene encoding caspase-3 isoform X2, which produces MENNETSVDSKSINNFEVKTIHGSKSMDSGIYRDNSYKMDYPEMGVCVIINNKNFHKSTGMTPRSGTDVDAAKLRETFMGLKYEVRNKNNLTREETVELMDKVSKEDHSKRSSFVCVILSHGDEGIIYGTNGPIDLKKLTSYFRGDYCRSLTGKPKLFIIQVTTPGEIQRTGPGSSSPSVPC